Genomic window (Sulfurovum sp. NBC37-1):
AAACTCCATCTTCATACCGATTTTCCCGAACAGTTCAAAGTGGGGAACAGCTATCAGAGCAACCGCGGTGAACTGACGATATCCGATATCAACTTCAAACGCGGGACCATCCGTTTCCAGGGCTATGAAAGTATTGATGCGGCTAAAAAACTGACCAATACAAAACTCTATGCCGATGAAGCGCAAACCAAGGAACAATGCCCTCTTGAAGAAGGACAGCATTTCTGGTTCAATGTGATTGGATGTACGGTAAATCAGGGTGATGAGTTACTGGGTGTGGTGGATGATATCCAGCGTCTGGCGGATGTTGATTATCTTTCCATCAAAACTGATAAGGCTTTGGTAGATACAGGTCTTCCCAAGAATTTCCTTGTACCCTATATCGACCGTTATGTGATCAATACAGATGAAAAAAGCAAGATCGTTCATGTCAAAGATGCGA
Coding sequences:
- the rimM gene encoding ribosome maturation factor RimM (Essential for efficient processing of 16S rRNA) — translated: MQKPINENFFIAQIGRTVGLWGDLKLHLHTDFPEQFKVGNSYQSNRGELTISDINFKRGTIRFQGYESIDAAKKLTNTKLYADEAQTKEQCPLEEGQHFWFNVIGCTVNQGDELLGVVDDIQRLADVDYLSIKTDKALVDTGLPKNFLVPYIDRYVINTDEKSKIVHVKDAKDILEAS